From one Sulfurimonas sp. genomic stretch:
- the fabG gene encoding 3-oxoacyl-ACP reductase FabG, giving the protein MKFSGKNVLVTGSSRGIGAEIAKVLASYGLKVWINYRSGAAEADAIKDAIEANGGSAAVIGFDVSSEDAFVDAIKTIVDCDGELSYLVNNAGITNDKLALRMKSEDFMSVINANLLSCFVGCREAMKVMRKKKFGSVVNIASIVGETGNAGQTNYSASKGGVIAMTKSFAQEAATSGIRYNTITPGFIATEMTDVLSDEVKNSFTSKIPMGRFGNPSEVAEATAFLLSDHSSYITGETLKVNGGMNMA; this is encoded by the coding sequence ATGAAATTTAGTGGAAAAAATGTTTTGGTTACGGGTTCTAGTCGCGGTATCGGTGCGGAGATTGCAAAAGTTTTGGCGTCTTACGGTTTAAAAGTTTGGATAAACTACAGAAGCGGTGCAGCGGAGGCGGATGCCATCAAAGATGCTATTGAAGCAAATGGCGGAAGTGCAGCAGTAATCGGCTTTGATGTAAGCAGCGAAGATGCGTTTGTAGATGCTATAAAGACTATAGTTGATTGCGACGGAGAGTTAAGTTATCTTGTAAACAACGCAGGGATTACGAATGACAAACTAGCTCTAAGAATGAAGAGCGAAGATTTTATGTCGGTAATCAATGCAAATCTTCTCTCATGTTTTGTAGGATGCAGAGAAGCGATGAAAGTTATGCGAAAGAAAAAATTCGGCTCGGTTGTCAATATCGCTTCTATTGTAGGCGAGACGGGAAATGCAGGGCAGACAAACTACTCGGCAAGCAAGGGCGGCGTTATTGCGATGACGAAGAGTTTTGCACAAGAAGCTGCAACTAGCGGTATCCGTTACAACACGATAACGCCGGGCTTTATCGCAACTGAGATGACGGATGTTTTAAGCGATGAGGTAAAAAATAGTTTTACTTCTAAAATCCCGATGGGTCGTTTTGGAAACCCAAGTGAAGTGGCAGAAGCTACGGCATTTTTACTCTCAGACCATTCAAGCTATATAACGGGCGAGACGCTAAAAGTTAACGGCGGAATGAATATGGCGTAA
- a CDS encoding DUF523 and DUF1722 domain-containing protein produces the protein MNIAVSACLLGQNVRYDGGNKHDKFITDELGRYASFVPFCPEAIAFGTPRSSIRLTSRDDTVFVFSNENNSDLTRQLLDKAYDEMHRIAGVNLSGIIFKSKSPSCGMGSAKTYLENGNIDTQSDGVFVTICKEKFPLLPMEEEDRLQDELIRKNFIIQLFAYDSIEKFKENSPNIKSLANFHTRNKFLLQTKDKRVYKVLENIVANHKNLPFDDLFANYEYNFKVAISKKVLL, from the coding sequence ATGAATATAGCAGTTTCGGCTTGTCTTTTAGGTCAAAATGTCAGATATGACGGCGGAAACAAGCATGATAAATTTATCACCGATGAGCTGGGTCGCTATGCCTCTTTTGTTCCTTTTTGCCCCGAAGCTATTGCGTTTGGAACACCGCGCTCCTCTATTAGACTTACTAGCAGAGATGATACTGTTTTTGTGTTCTCAAACGAAAATAATTCCGATTTAACACGGCAGCTTTTAGATAAAGCGTATGACGAGATGCATAGAATTGCAGGAGTAAATCTAAGCGGTATTATTTTTAAGTCAAAATCTCCAAGCTGCGGTATGGGCAGCGCAAAAACCTACTTAGAAAACGGAAATATCGATACACAAAGCGACGGTGTTTTTGTCACTATCTGCAAAGAGAAATTTCCTCTTTTGCCGATGGAGGAGGAAGACAGACTTCAAGATGAGCTCATTAGAAAAAACTTCATAATACAGCTCTTTGCGTATGACTCCATAGAGAAGTTCAAAGAGAATAGTCCAAATATAAAATCTCTTGCTAATTTTCACACAAGAAACAAATTTTTACTTCAAACAAAAGATAAAAGAGTCTATAAAGTGCTTGAAAATATTGTTGCAAATCACAAAAATCTACCGTTTGATGACCTTTTTGCAAACTATGAGTATAATTTTAAAGTTGCCATTTCAAAAAAAGTTCTTTTATAA
- the acpP gene encoding acyl carrier protein, which translates to MALLDDIKEVVVEQLGVNADEVKEDAKFVEDLGADSLDVVELVMALEEKFDIEIPDDEAEKIRTVKDVVNYIENK; encoded by the coding sequence ATGGCACTTTTAGACGATATTAAAGAAGTAGTGGTTGAACAATTAGGCGTAAATGCCGATGAAGTGAAAGAAGACGCGAAGTTTGTTGAGGATTTAGGTGCTGATAGCCTTGATGTAGTTGAGTTAGTAATGGCGCTTGAAGAGAAGTTCGATATCGAAATTCCTGATGATGAAGCGGAAAAAATTAGAACTGTTAAAGATGTAGTTAACTATATCGAAAACAAATAA
- a CDS encoding beta-ketoacyl-ACP synthase II encodes MRRVVVTGLGMINAVGNNKESSFKAICDGECGIDKITLFDPENYAVQIAGEVKNFDPSTVMEAKEVKKADRFIHLGLKAAQEAMADANFKEDVDMDRFGISAGSGIGGLPAIEKNSIIIETKGPKRISPFFIPSALVNMLGGFVSIEHGTKGPNLSSVTACAAGTHAISEAVKTIMCGGADKMLVVSAECAITGAGVGGFAAMKALSTRNEDPKKASRPFDADRDGFVMGEGAAALVLEAYEDAVARGANIYGEIIGFGESGDANHITTPSLDGPARAMKAAYKMAGEPKLDYVNAHGTSTPINDKNETAAVKELLGGKENCPPMSSIKGQIGHCLGAAGGIEAVVCLMAMRDGIIPPTINHETPDENCDLDIVPNCARKAELTTVMSNSFGFGGTNGVLIFKKI; translated from the coding sequence ATGAGAAGAGTTGTAGTTACCGGTTTAGGTATGATAAATGCGGTTGGAAATAATAAAGAGAGTTCTTTTAAAGCTATTTGTGACGGAGAGTGCGGGATTGATAAAATAACTCTTTTTGATCCTGAAAATTACGCTGTACAGATTGCAGGTGAAGTTAAAAATTTTGATCCGTCTACGGTTATGGAAGCAAAAGAGGTTAAAAAAGCAGATAGATTTATCCATCTTGGTTTAAAAGCGGCTCAAGAAGCGATGGCTGATGCAAATTTTAAAGAAGATGTCGATATGGATAGATTCGGCATAAGTGCGGGTTCTGGTATCGGCGGGCTTCCTGCAATCGAGAAAAACTCTATCATAATCGAGACAAAAGGTCCAAAAAGAATAAGCCCGTTTTTTATACCTTCGGCACTTGTAAATATGCTTGGCGGCTTTGTGTCTATTGAACACGGAACTAAAGGTCCAAATCTCTCAAGCGTAACGGCTTGTGCTGCAGGAACTCATGCAATCAGCGAAGCAGTTAAGACGATTATGTGCGGCGGAGCGGATAAGATGCTTGTCGTCTCAGCCGAATGTGCTATAACAGGTGCAGGTGTGGGCGGATTTGCCGCTATGAAAGCACTCTCAACAAGAAATGAAGATCCAAAGAAAGCTTCTCGTCCGTTTGATGCGGATCGTGACGGATTTGTTATGGGAGAGGGCGCTGCCGCTTTAGTTTTAGAGGCATATGAAGATGCGGTTGCAAGAGGGGCAAACATTTATGGGGAGATTATCGGTTTCGGTGAAAGCGGTGATGCTAACCATATAACTACGCCAAGTCTTGACGGTCCGGCTCGTGCAATGAAAGCTGCATATAAAATGGCGGGTGAGCCTAAACTTGACTATGTAAATGCGCACGGAACAAGTACTCCTATAAACGATAAAAACGAAACTGCTGCAGTAAAAGAGCTGCTCGGCGGCAAAGAGAACTGTCCTCCGATGAGTTCTATCAAAGGACAAATCGGTCACTGTTTAGGAGCTGCAGGCGGTATCGAAGCGGTTGTATGTTTGATGGCAATGCGTGATGGGATAATACCTCCGACGATTAACCATGAAACACCGGACGAAAATTGTGATCTTGATATAGTTCCAAATTGTGCTAGAAAAGCAGAGCTAACTACTGTAATGAGCAACTCTTTTGGTTTTGGCGGAACAAACGGCGTTTTAATTTTTAAAAAAATCTAA
- the accA gene encoding acetyl-CoA carboxylase carboxyl transferase subunit alpha, with product MATYLDFESKIKFIQEDIISARVRHDEGTVKILQENLDREVSKIYNNLSPFQQLQLARHVDRPYALDYINLIMRDKYEIHGDRHFRDDAAILCYMGYIGEEKVMVIGEQKGRGTKNKIKRNFGMPHPEGYRKALRAAKLAEKFNIPLLMLVDTPGAYPGIGAEERNQSEAIARNLLELSQLNTQTISVVIGEGGSGGALAIGVADKFAMMRYSVFSVISPEGCSAILWNDPAKAEAATNAMKITSGDLKELNLIDDVIAEPLIGAHRDKDGAAAAIAEYFLTELSKLRLMSDEERMDARYKKLVGVGAYSE from the coding sequence TTGGCAACATATTTAGATTTTGAGAGCAAGATAAAGTTTATACAAGAAGACATTATATCTGCGCGAGTTCGTCATGACGAGGGCACGGTTAAAATTTTGCAAGAAAATTTAGATAGAGAAGTTTCAAAAATATACAATAATCTATCTCCTTTTCAACAGCTTCAGCTGGCACGCCATGTGGATAGACCGTACGCACTTGACTATATTAACTTGATTATGAGAGATAAGTATGAGATTCACGGAGACAGACACTTCCGTGACGACGCGGCTATTTTATGTTATATGGGTTATATCGGCGAAGAGAAAGTTATGGTTATCGGCGAGCAAAAAGGTCGCGGAACTAAAAATAAGATAAAAAGAAATTTCGGTATGCCTCATCCTGAGGGTTACAGAAAAGCACTTCGTGCGGCGAAACTTGCCGAAAAATTCAATATCCCTCTCCTTATGCTTGTAGACACTCCGGGTGCATATCCGGGTATCGGAGCAGAAGAGAGAAACCAAAGTGAAGCAATTGCCAGAAATCTTTTAGAATTATCGCAGCTAAACACGCAAACTATCTCTGTGGTTATCGGCGAGGGCGGAAGCGGGGGAGCTTTGGCTATCGGTGTTGCCGATAAATTTGCCATGATGAGATACTCCGTATTTAGCGTTATATCGCCGGAGGGGTGTTCTGCAATTTTATGGAACGATCCTGCAAAAGCAGAAGCGGCAACAAATGCTATGAAAATCACAAGCGGGGATTTAAAAGAGTTAAATCTTATAGATGATGTAATTGCAGAACCGCTAATCGGCGCGCATAGAGACAAGGACGGTGCAGCAGCGGCAATAGCCGAATATTTCTTAACAGAGCTTTCAAAACTCCGCCTGATGTCTGATGAAGAGAGAATGGACGCAAGATACAAAAAACTTGTAGGCGTCGGAGCTTACAGCGAGTAA
- a CDS encoding 3'-5' exonuclease, with translation MINNDICLDAKSIHKLSSGGLSSKTLKEQIDDDLEFLLQLWHSQGLQITKQQGSFYFATKFIPIEDAEFCIVDIETNGSKIEKHQIIEIAAVKVKNGKIVDSYESLVNCSEINPHITEITGIAAEDTKDAPNLKKVMYDFKAFLGDAVFIAHDVKFDYKFISQSMQKVGLAPLLNRSICSLSLAERTIESYRYALSYLNEFFSLNPSATHHRAMSDVLTTYELFKLSLANLDEPVETVEDLIKFTKEAKRLKRPKFDPLLKESQE, from the coding sequence ATGATAAATAACGATATTTGCCTAGATGCAAAAAGTATCCATAAGCTATCTTCCGGCGGGCTATCTTCAAAAACACTAAAAGAGCAGATTGATGATGATTTAGAGTTTTTGCTTCAACTTTGGCACTCTCAAGGTTTGCAGATAACAAAACAGCAGGGGAGTTTTTACTTTGCAACAAAATTTATCCCAATAGAAGATGCAGAGTTTTGCATAGTAGACATTGAAACCAACGGTTCAAAAATAGAAAAACATCAGATAATTGAAATAGCAGCCGTAAAAGTAAAAAACGGCAAAATAGTTGATAGTTACGAATCGCTTGTTAATTGCAGCGAGATAAATCCGCATATTACCGAGATAACCGGTATAGCGGCAGAAGATACCAAAGATGCGCCAAACTTGAAAAAAGTTATGTATGATTTTAAAGCTTTTTTAGGAGATGCTGTTTTTATTGCGCATGATGTAAAATTTGACTATAAATTTATATCACAAAGTATGCAAAAAGTCGGTTTGGCACCGCTTTTAAACAGAAGCATATGCTCTCTGTCGTTAGCGGAGAGAACTATTGAATCATATAGGTACGCTCTCTCTTACTTAAACGAATTTTTTAGTTTAAATCCTAGCGCAACCCATCACAGAGCAATGAGCGATGTGCTTACGACTTATGAACTTTTTAAATTATCGCTGGCTAATTTAGATGAACCGGTAGAAACGGTAGAAGACCTCATAAAATTTACAAAAGAGGCAAAAAGGTTGAAAAGACCGAAATTTGACCCTCTGCTTAAAGAGAGTCAAGAGTAA
- a CDS encoding phosphoribosylanthranilate isomerase, which produces MRVKICGITSYEDAMVAIEAGADALGFVFYEASPRYITPKDARDIIKKLPPFVEKVALFVNSDAQIINSYCQEAGATLAQIHFEAPHKLYEQLFVPYIKVIRAKEAKDIMQYSDEYRLVDAYCESYGGSGKRLNLEWFEGVDCSKIILAGGLDASNVTSVKKYGFYGVDVSSGVELSYGKKDASKVGEFIKNAKQ; this is translated from the coding sequence ATGCGCGTCAAGATTTGCGGAATAACATCCTATGAAGATGCAATGGTAGCGATAGAAGCCGGTGCGGACGCACTCGGTTTTGTATTTTATGAAGCCTCCCCCCGCTATATAACTCCAAAAGATGCAAGAGATATTATAAAAAAACTACCGCCCTTTGTTGAAAAAGTTGCCCTCTTTGTAAACTCCGATGCCCAAATCATAAACTCCTATTGTCAAGAAGCGGGTGCTACGCTTGCTCAAATACACTTTGAAGCTCCTCATAAGCTCTATGAACAGTTGTTCGTTCCTTACATAAAGGTAATCCGCGCAAAAGAAGCTAAAGACATTATGCAATATAGTGATGAGTATAGATTGGTTGATGCCTACTGCGAATCTTACGGCGGAAGCGGCAAAAGACTAAATTTAGAGTGGTTTGAGGGCGTTGACTGCTCTAAAATCATCTTGGCAGGCGGACTTGATGCAAGTAATGTCACTTCCGTAAAAAAATACGGCTTTTACGGCGTTGATGTCAGCAGCGGTGTTGAACTCTCGTATGGTAAAAAAGATGCTTCTAAAGTTGGAGAATTTATAAAAAATGCAAAGCAATAA
- the rpe gene encoding ribulose-phosphate 3-epimerase, translated as MLVAPSVLSADFGNLQRDIEAICSAGCDLVHVDVMDGHFVPNLTIGPVVVSAIAACATKPLDIHLMVENNSFFVDLFAPLKPEYISFHIEEEKHPHRLIQKIRSLGIKPAIVLNPHTPPESIEYLLQDLDMVLLMSVNPGFGGQSFIDSVIPKAKKLNEMRKRLNPNCLIEVDGGVSDKNIHLLKDVGVDIVVAGSYVFNHKDKKEAIASLKI; from the coding sequence TTGTTAGTAGCTCCTAGTGTTCTATCTGCCGATTTCGGTAATCTACAAAGAGATATAGAGGCGATATGCAGTGCCGGCTGTGATTTGGTTCATGTAGATGTAATGGACGGTCATTTTGTTCCCAACCTGACAATCGGTCCTGTGGTAGTTTCCGCAATCGCTGCGTGTGCAACCAAGCCTCTTGATATCCATCTAATGGTTGAAAACAACTCATTTTTTGTTGATCTTTTTGCTCCGTTAAAACCGGAATACATCTCTTTTCACATCGAAGAGGAGAAGCATCCTCACCGTCTCATCCAAAAAATCCGTTCCCTTGGCATTAAACCTGCCATAGTGTTAAATCCCCACACGCCGCCGGAATCCATAGAGTATCTGCTTCAAGATTTGGATATGGTTCTTCTGATGAGCGTAAATCCGGGATTTGGCGGACAAAGCTTTATAGATAGCGTCATACCAAAAGCAAAAAAGCTTAATGAGATGAGAAAAAGATTAAACCCTAATTGTCTTATAGAAGTTGACGGCGGTGTTAGCGATAAAAACATTCATCTGCTAAAAGATGTCGGCGTAGATATTGTCGTTGCGGGCAGCTATGTATTTAATCATAAAGATAAAAAAGAGGCTATCGCTTCTTTAAAAATTTAA
- a CDS encoding chemotaxis protein CheX has translation MRPVVKNGIATFSPQGFLDGNNTNSFLGIEDVEATIHLNVDMILVSLKKVIFFNKNGLDTFIKLFIQIRKKNHATVGFCDYDRKKYEAIKKFYQDDVNFSLFKTLEIAYLFSSSFKNQSKNVLIYSSDRSQRSAIAIELHDNGHNPIVVQSQEEYDEKKEKKETFDYAIDSTFLGQMGQKIATRVTGNAIIYTISMFLDIEISDKFNIEYHNNSLNVGFRLFIFDAYKVTSMNVHALNFFSKLASSAAEYNATICFVGMKFDKTPESFRNTLEDSGILFYAQMDDILGNKELLKELGASSAANVKNRRVINKETVLELPKFINAAAVTIEMMTNSKAVKESASVQNLIIENKDEKVASSIGYYGDIDGMVILVFPIGIAKKACELLIGENTDDIELILDSLAELVNIVGGKIKTLLLDEGINVNITLPRTYHDVKSLLEVIENRKGVQVDLSFNGDKFLFFLTR, from the coding sequence ATGAGACCGGTAGTAAAAAACGGCATTGCCACCTTTTCGCCGCAGGGTTTTTTAGACGGTAATAACACCAACTCTTTTTTGGGCATTGAAGATGTTGAGGCTACAATACACTTAAATGTAGATATGATTTTAGTTTCACTTAAAAAAGTTATTTTTTTCAATAAAAACGGTTTAGATACTTTTATAAAACTCTTTATTCAAATTCGTAAAAAAAACCATGCAACGGTCGGATTTTGTGATTATGACCGTAAAAAATATGAAGCTATAAAGAAATTTTATCAAGATGATGTTAATTTCTCACTCTTTAAAACCTTGGAAATTGCTTATCTTTTCTCCTCAAGTTTTAAAAATCAGAGTAAAAATGTTCTCATCTACAGCAGTGACAGATCCCAGCGATCTGCTATTGCTATTGAGCTGCATGACAACGGTCACAACCCCATCGTCGTACAGTCTCAAGAGGAGTATGATGAAAAAAAAGAGAAGAAAGAGACTTTCGACTATGCGATTGATTCAACTTTCTTAGGACAAATGGGACAAAAAATCGCAACAAGAGTAACCGGTAACGCTATCATATACACTATATCTATGTTTTTAGATATTGAAATAAGCGATAAATTCAATATTGAGTATCATAACAACTCCCTAAATGTCGGATTTAGGCTTTTTATTTTTGATGCATATAAAGTTACGAGTATGAATGTTCATGCGCTTAACTTTTTTTCAAAGTTAGCAAGTTCCGCTGCCGAATATAACGCTACCATATGCTTTGTAGGAATGAAATTTGATAAAACTCCCGAATCATTCAGAAACACACTAGAAGATTCAGGGATACTTTTCTATGCGCAAATGGATGATATCTTAGGAAATAAAGAGCTTTTAAAAGAGCTTGGTGCAAGCAGTGCGGCAAATGTAAAAAACAGAAGAGTTATAAACAAAGAGACAGTCTTGGAACTGCCGAAATTCATAAATGCCGCAGCCGTTACGATAGAGATGATGACAAATTCAAAAGCCGTAAAAGAGTCTGCAAGCGTTCAAAATCTAATTATTGAAAACAAAGACGAAAAAGTGGCAAGTTCTATCGGTTACTACGGCGATATAGACGGTATGGTTATTTTAGTTTTCCCGATAGGCATTGCTAAAAAAGCTTGCGAACTTCTTATAGGTGAAAATACGGATGATATAGAACTGATTTTAGATTCATTGGCGGAACTTGTAAATATTGTAGGCGGAAAAATAAAAACTCTTCTTCTGGATGAAGGCATAAATGTAAATATAACGCTTCCAAGAACTTATCACGATGTAAAAAGCTTGCTCGAAGTCATTGAAAACAGAAAAGGCGTTCAAGTAGATTTATCGTTTAACGGTGACAAATTTCTTTTTTTCTTAACAAGATAA
- a CDS encoding HDOD domain-containing protein, producing MITKNEIDSFIEKIPPAPNALKETMRLLNAGELIRAAKIAESDLALKSYLKHIVNKPIYGFRNEVSDISQIFGILGVSLSQQSVYNYMITLLSPKKWTLFKLNSRLFYELQANLSKKWEIILKHLGIEDKNIYASISLLPASILVTEALFAQKKDDINLLRTTKALDYNTVLLRLCGVTLFDICEMIAKKWEMDDSIWQIIQAASGTKPSDIQNIDTLGKWMHLLLFYELSKPQFIEAGLNDFVDFQVEYIGDIYDDFALLMGIQ from the coding sequence ATGATAACAAAAAATGAAATAGATAGCTTCATCGAAAAGATACCCCCTGCTCCAAATGCCTTAAAAGAGACTATGAGACTGCTTAACGCAGGAGAACTAATCAGAGCTGCCAAGATTGCAGAGAGTGATTTAGCTCTTAAATCCTATCTTAAACATATTGTAAACAAACCAATCTATGGATTTAGAAATGAGGTAAGCGACATTTCTCAAATCTTCGGCATACTTGGAGTGTCTTTATCGCAGCAGAGCGTATATAACTATATGATTACTCTTTTAAGTCCTAAAAAGTGGACTCTGTTTAAACTAAACTCAAGACTGTTTTATGAACTTCAAGCAAATTTATCTAAAAAATGGGAAATTATCCTAAAACATCTGGGTATCGAAGATAAAAATATTTATGCCTCTATCAGTCTGCTGCCCGCAAGCATATTGGTAACGGAAGCTCTTTTTGCCCAAAAAAAAGATGATATAAATCTACTAAGAACGACAAAAGCGCTTGATTACAACACGGTTCTTCTTCGTCTTTGCGGAGTTACACTGTTTGATATTTGCGAAATGATTGCAAAGAAATGGGAGATGGATGACTCTATTTGGCAAATTATTCAAGCTGCTTCGGGAACAAAACCGTCAGATATTCAAAATATCGACACTCTTGGAAAATGGATGCATCTTCTGCTTTTCTACGAGCTTTCCAAGCCGCAATTTATCGAAGCAGGACTTAATGATTTTGTTGATTTTCAAGTTGAATATATCGGTGATATATACGACGATTTTGCTTTGCTTATGGGGATTCAATGA
- the rpmB gene encoding 50S ribosomal protein L28, with translation MARRCAISGKGPMSGNNVSHAKNRTKRRFLLNLRTVRITLDDGTTQKVKISAKELRTLKKNS, from the coding sequence ATGGCAAGAAGATGTGCTATAAGCGGCAAAGGCCCAATGAGCGGAAACAATGTTTCTCACGCTAAAAACAGAACAAAGCGTCGTTTTTTATTAAATCTTAGAACAGTACGCATCACTTTAGATGACGGTACTACTCAAAAAGTTAAAATCTCTGCAAAAGAGCTAAGAACACTTAAGAAAAACTCTTAA
- the argJ gene encoding bifunctional glutamate N-acetyltransferase/amino-acid acetyltransferase ArgJ: MYNIVYSQGGVCLSDGFFASGVHAGLKKEGALDMAFIYSEDECEVASVFTTNKMAAAPIRHFRAMGDVKTNFIVINSKNANAMTGQAGIDDIKEVLSTCDASVKNPIMSSTGVIGVRLPKAKIIDGMKLFDLTKRDSASASKAIMTTDTFAKEIAFKVMLDNGNSFHIGAIAKGAGMINPAMATMLCFITTDAKVGKNGMQEVLDEVVKTTFNAISVDGDTSTNDTVFVLANGRSGAYDKEAFKEALFKVMHFLALEMVRDGEGATKLVTYKVTGAKDDREAEIAAKALSDSLLVKTALFGEDPNWGRIASTIGASGVEAYEEKLKISFDNLCVYDSGTIYFDAEMEKKCAVIMQHQKFTISCDLGIGEGSFKAYGCDLGHEYVKINADYRT, encoded by the coding sequence TTGTATAATATAGTTTATTCACAAGGCGGAGTTTGTTTAAGTGATGGTTTTTTTGCTTCAGGCGTGCATGCCGGACTAAAAAAAGAGGGCGCATTGGATATGGCATTTATCTATAGCGAAGATGAGTGTGAAGTTGCTTCGGTTTTTACGACAAACAAGATGGCGGCAGCTCCGATTAGACATTTTAGAGCTATGGGCGATGTCAAGACAAACTTTATAGTCATAAACTCTAAAAACGCAAATGCAATGACGGGTCAAGCGGGGATTGATGATATAAAAGAAGTTTTATCCACTTGTGACGCAAGTGTAAAAAATCCTATTATGAGTTCAACCGGAGTTATCGGTGTGCGACTTCCAAAAGCTAAAATTATAGATGGTATGAAGCTTTTTGATTTAACAAAAAGAGACTCTGCAAGCGCATCAAAAGCCATAATGACGACCGATACATTTGCTAAAGAGATAGCATTTAAGGTTATGCTTGACAATGGAAACAGTTTCCATATCGGAGCTATTGCAAAGGGTGCAGGGATGATAAATCCTGCAATGGCAACGATGCTCTGCTTTATAACAACCGATGCAAAAGTCGGCAAAAACGGGATGCAAGAAGTACTTGACGAAGTTGTAAAGACTACTTTTAATGCTATCAGCGTTGACGGCGATACTTCTACAAACGATACCGTTTTTGTTTTGGCAAACGGCAGAAGCGGTGCTTATGATAAAGAGGCTTTTAAAGAGGCACTTTTTAAAGTTATGCACTTTTTAGCGCTTGAGATGGTAAGAGACGGTGAGGGTGCTACAAAGTTAGTAACTTACAAAGTAACGGGTGCAAAAGATGATAGAGAAGCTGAAATTGCCGCAAAAGCGTTGTCCGATTCGCTTTTAGTAAAAACTGCACTTTTCGGTGAAGATCCAAACTGGGGAAGAATTGCCTCAACGATAGGTGCCAGCGGAGTAGAAGCGTATGAAGAGAAGCTAAAAATCTCATTTGACAATCTTTGCGTTTACGATAGCGGCACTATCTATTTTGACGCTGAGATGGAGAAAAAGTGCGCAGTCATAATGCAGCATCAGAAATTTACTATTTCGTGCGATTTGGGCATAGGCGAGGGCAGTTTCAAAGCATACGGATGTGATCTTGGACATGAGTATGTAAAGATAAATGCGGATTATAGAACTTAA
- a CDS encoding trimeric intracellular cation channel family protein — translation MPEYFIFADIIGITAFSISGFLIATKNNLDILGILIASTLTALGGGIIRDVILGSAPFAFTSLYPALTLIVTIFLVYIFKIYKKDSVERGWIFVVSDTIGLVAFSITGALMAINAEYNFFGIIILSFITAVGGGVTRDIMINQVPSVLISDFYGSIAVIAALLLGALHFFGAINEFSILATALFSTALRLLAYKKEWHLPKLNGI, via the coding sequence ATGCCTGAATATTTTATATTTGCCGACATTATAGGCATCACGGCTTTTAGCATAAGCGGTTTTTTAATCGCCACAAAAAACAACCTTGACATTTTAGGCATACTTATAGCATCTACTCTTACCGCCCTTGGAGGCGGCATAATCAGAGATGTTATTCTTGGCTCTGCGCCGTTTGCATTTACATCACTCTACCCTGCCCTAACTCTTATTGTTACAATATTTTTGGTCTATATTTTCAAAATTTATAAAAAAGACTCTGTCGAGAGAGGGTGGATATTTGTAGTAAGCGACACCATAGGACTTGTTGCATTTAGTATCACAGGCGCGCTTATGGCTATCAATGCAGAATATAACTTTTTTGGCATTATCATACTTAGCTTTATAACCGCTGTGGGCGGAGGCGTTACAAGAGACATCATGATAAATCAAGTTCCCTCAGTCCTCATAAGTGATTTTTACGGCTCAATAGCGGTAATAGCTGCCCTTCTTTTAGGCGCACTTCACTTTTTTGGCGCTATAAATGAGTTTTCCATTTTAGCAACTGCACTCTTTAGCACGGCACTAAGACTTCTAGCCTATAAAAAAGAGTGGCATCTGCCTAAATTAAACGGGATATGA